The following are from one region of the Brienomyrus brachyistius isolate T26 chromosome 4, BBRACH_0.4, whole genome shotgun sequence genome:
- the LOC125739828 gene encoding basic salivary proline-rich protein 3-like, with product MQWLGLIWDVHQRHRLDPGEPPQRHAMDPGEPPQRHAMDPGEPPQRHATDPGEPPQRHAMNPGEPPQRHAMDPGEPPQRHTTDPGEPPQRHATDPGEPPQRHATDPGEPPQGHATDPGEPPQRHATDPREPPQGHATDPGEPPQRHATDPGEPPQGHAMDPGEPPQGHATDPGEPPQRHATDPGEPPQGHAMDPGEPPQGHATDPGEPPQRHAMDPGEPPQRHAMDPGEPPQRHATDPGEPPQRHAMNPGEPPQRHAMDPGEPPQRHTTDPGEPPQRHATDPGEPPQRHATDPGEPPQGHATDPGEPPQRHATDPREPPQGHATDPGEPPQRHATDPGEPPQGHAMDPGEPPQGHATDPGEPPQGHATDPGEPPQRHATDPREPPQGHATDPREPSQTP from the exons ATGCAATGGCTGGGGTTAATCTGGGATGTGCACCAGAGACATCGTCTGGACCCCGGAGAGCCGCCCCAGAGGCACGCCATGGACCCCGGAGAGCCACCCCAGAGGCACGCCATGGACCCCGGAGAGCCACCCCAGAGGCACGCCACGGACCCCGGAGAGCCACCCCAGAGGCACGCCATGAACCCCGGAGAGCCACCCCAGAGGCACGCCATGGACCCCGGAGAGCCACCCCAGAGGCACACCACGGACCCCGGAGAGCCACCCCAGAGGCACGCCACGGACCCCGGAGAGCCACCCCAGAGGCACGCAACGGACCCCGGAGAGCCGCCCCAGGGGCACGCCACGGACCCCGGAGAGCCACCCCAGAGGCACGCAACGGACCCCAGAGAGCCGCCCCAGGGGCACGCCACGGACCCCGGAGAGCCGCCCCAGAGACACGCCACGGACCCCGGAGAGCCGCCCCAGGGGCACGCCATGGACCCCGGAGAGCCGCCCCAGGGGCACGCCACGGACCCCGGAGAGCCGCCCCAGAGACACGCCACGGACCCCGGAGAGCCGCCCCAGGGGCACGCCATGGACCCCGGAGAGCCGCCCCAGGGGCACGCCACGGACCCCGGAGAGCCGCCCCAGAG GCACGCCATGGACCCCGGAGAGCCACCCCAGAGGCACGCCATGGACCCCGGAGAGCCACCCCAGAGGCACGCCACGGACCCCGGAGAGCCACCCCAGAGGCACGCCATGAACCCCGGAGAGCCACCCCAGAGGCACGCCATGGACCCCGGAGAGCCACCCCAGAGGCACACCACGGACCCCGGAGAGCCACCCCAGAGGCACGCCACGGACCCCGGAGAGCCACCCCAGAGGCACGCAACGGACCCCGGAGAGCCGCCCCAGGGGCACGCCACGGACCCCGGAGAGCCACCCCAGAGGCACGCAACGGACCCCAGAGAGCCGCCCCAGGGGCACGCCACGGACCCCGGAGAGCCGCCCCAGAGACACGCCACGGACCCCGGAGAGCCGCCCCAGGGGCACGCCATGGACCCCGGAGAGCCGCCCCAGGGGCACGCCACGGACCCCGGAGAGCCGCCCCAGGGGCACGCCACGGACCCCGGAGAGCCGCCCCAGAGGCACGCCACGGACCCCAGAGAGCCACCCCAGGGGCACGCCACGGACCCCAGAGAGCCATCTCAGACCCCATAG